In Pseudoalteromonas ulvae UL12, a single genomic region encodes these proteins:
- a CDS encoding sigma-54-dependent transcriptional regulator has product MSTNTPILLVEDDHAQNELISAMLSAASYQVFSAFSVEDAIVLLKQHPHIQLVFTDWKLGQLSGLDLINYIRGNKLEHGIVVATAYGSIEHAVQAIEQGADDYLSKPFQRQELLLALAKANKANMLRLTNQQLNNQLTEQSSLVDIIGHAPCMQKVFQRIERVSATSATVLISGESGTGKELAARALHQLSHRNNRAFIAINCGAIPENLAEAELFGSVKGAFTGATHDKQGKFSAADQGTIFLDEIAELSLSLQTKLLRLLQEGVVTPIGANHEQKIDVRVIAASHKNLHQMVQDGEFREDLFYRLNVVPIHMPPLRERTEDIPRLIQHFLALFSQRYGISGLQLSGQLLKQLMQFNWPGNVRQLSNTLEQFVLLQNEDELLDTLIRQHTPTNNTTHFTLPSDGIEWDSFEKNLLQQALNREAGNKTQAAKLLGLNYKQFLYRLEKHAL; this is encoded by the coding sequence ATGAGCACTAACACCCCCATTTTATTAGTTGAAGATGATCATGCTCAAAATGAACTCATCAGCGCCATGCTCAGCGCGGCAAGTTATCAAGTATTTAGCGCCTTTAGTGTCGAAGATGCCATCGTACTATTAAAACAACACCCCCATATTCAACTGGTTTTTACCGATTGGAAACTGGGCCAGCTCAGTGGGCTTGATTTAATCAATTACATTCGAGGTAACAAACTAGAGCACGGTATCGTGGTCGCAACCGCATATGGCTCTATTGAACATGCCGTACAAGCGATTGAGCAAGGGGCTGATGATTACCTCAGCAAACCCTTTCAACGCCAAGAGTTATTGTTAGCCTTAGCGAAAGCGAACAAAGCCAATATGCTGCGTTTAACGAATCAACAACTCAATAACCAACTGACAGAGCAAAGCAGTTTAGTCGATATCATTGGTCATGCTCCCTGTATGCAAAAAGTGTTTCAACGCATTGAGCGAGTGAGTGCCACCAGCGCAACCGTGTTAATCAGCGGCGAAAGCGGCACAGGTAAAGAGCTGGCTGCTCGGGCATTGCATCAGCTGTCTCATCGCAATAATCGCGCCTTTATTGCCATCAATTGTGGTGCCATCCCCGAAAATCTCGCCGAAGCAGAGCTCTTTGGTTCAGTCAAAGGAGCGTTCACCGGCGCCACCCACGATAAACAAGGTAAGTTTTCGGCCGCGGATCAAGGTACTATTTTTCTCGATGAAATTGCTGAACTCAGCCTAAGCTTACAAACAAAATTACTGCGTTTGTTACAAGAAGGGGTAGTCACACCGATTGGCGCCAATCACGAACAAAAAATTGATGTCCGGGTTATTGCTGCCAGTCACAAGAACCTGCACCAGATGGTACAAGATGGCGAATTCAGAGAAGATTTATTTTATCGTTTAAATGTCGTGCCCATTCACATGCCACCACTGCGCGAACGTACAGAAGATATTCCGCGCTTAATTCAACATTTTTTAGCTTTGTTTAGCCAACGTTATGGTATCAGCGGTCTGCAATTGAGTGGTCAGCTACTGAAACAGCTAATGCAATTTAATTGGCCCGGCAACGTCCGCCAACTGTCTAATACTTTAGAGCAGTTTGTACTTTTGCAAAATGAAGACGAACTACTCGATACCCTCATTCGACAACACACCCCAACAAATAACACCACACACTTCACCTTGCCAAGTGATGGCATTGAGTGGGATAGTTTTGAAAAAAACTTGTTACAACAAGCCCTCAACCGCGAAGCGGGCAATAAAACCCAAGCGGCGAAATTGCTTGGTCTAAACTACAAACAGTTTTTATACCGCTTAGAAAAACACGCGCTGTAG